One genomic segment of Micromonospora sp. WMMC415 includes these proteins:
- a CDS encoding S-adenosyl-L-methionine hydrolase: MAPTPWISFTTDYGLADGFVAACHGVIARLAPAARVIDVTHLVPPGDVRRGAAVLAQTVPHLPAGVHVAVVDPGVGTARRGIALAAGDALLVGPDNGLLLDAAVALGGVRVAVELTNPEWLGPRVSATFHGRDVFAPVAARLALGAPLADAGPAVEPGTLVALPAPLVRPEADGFTAEVLTVDHFGNVQLAAPAALLEPLPAAVQVGHQPAVHGRTFGDAPPGELVVHVDSAGLVAVSVNGGRAADLLAVGPGDRLHVSAA; this comes from the coding sequence ATGGCGCCGACGCCCTGGATCTCCTTCACCACCGACTACGGCCTCGCCGACGGTTTCGTGGCGGCCTGCCACGGCGTGATCGCCCGGCTGGCGCCGGCGGCCCGGGTCATCGACGTGACCCATCTGGTGCCGCCGGGCGACGTGCGGCGGGGCGCGGCGGTGCTCGCGCAGACCGTGCCGCACCTGCCGGCGGGCGTCCACGTCGCGGTCGTCGACCCGGGTGTGGGCACGGCGCGGCGGGGGATCGCCCTGGCCGCCGGCGACGCCCTGCTGGTCGGGCCGGACAACGGGCTGCTGCTGGACGCCGCGGTGGCGCTCGGCGGCGTCCGGGTGGCGGTGGAGCTGACGAACCCGGAGTGGCTCGGGCCGCGGGTGTCGGCCACGTTCCACGGCCGGGACGTGTTCGCGCCGGTGGCGGCCCGGCTGGCGCTCGGCGCGCCGCTGGCGGACGCCGGCCCGGCGGTCGAGCCGGGCACCCTGGTGGCGCTGCCGGCACCGCTGGTGCGCCCGGAGGCGGACGGTTTCACCGCCGAGGTACTGACCGTGGACCACTTCGGCAACGTGCAGCTCGCCGCACCGGCCGCGCTGCTGGAGCCGCTGCCCGCCGCCGTCCAGGTCGGGCACCAGCCCGCGGTGCACGGCCGGACCTTCGGTGACGCGCCACCCGGTGAACTGGTCGTCCATGTCGACTCGGCCGGCCTGGTCGCGGTGTCGGTGAACGGCGGCCGGGCCGCCGACCTGCTGGCGGTCGGGCCGGGCGACCGGCTGCACGTGAGCGCCGCCTGA
- a CDS encoding zinc finger domain-containing protein, with product MPEGDTVWNTARVLQRALADARLTGSDFRVPQLAGTDLTGWTVRESASRGKHLLLRLESPPGASAPGRPSAADGSPTEPDTGTRWTLHSHLRMDGAWRAYAPGERWAARPAHLIRVVLRSPHAVAVGYHLHDLALVPTAAEGHLVGHLGPDLLGPDWDPAEAVRRLAAHPDTTIGEALLDQRNLAGIGNLYKCEVLFLRGVSPWTPVGAVPDLAGTVTLAQRLLAANRGRWTQSTTGALHRGQTSYVYGRRAQPCRRCGTAIRKDELGERVTYWCPVCQPPSQ from the coding sequence GTGCCCGAAGGCGACACCGTCTGGAACACCGCCCGCGTCCTCCAGCGGGCGCTCGCCGATGCCCGGCTGACCGGCAGCGACTTCCGGGTCCCCCAGCTCGCCGGCACCGACCTCACCGGCTGGACGGTGCGCGAGTCGGCCAGCCGCGGCAAGCACCTGCTGCTGCGCCTCGAATCCCCGCCGGGCGCGTCGGCTCCCGGGCGCCCGTCCGCCGCCGACGGTTCGCCAACCGAGCCGGACACCGGCACCCGGTGGACGTTGCACTCGCACCTGCGGATGGACGGCGCCTGGCGGGCGTACGCGCCGGGCGAGCGCTGGGCCGCGCGCCCGGCGCACCTGATCCGGGTGGTGCTGCGCAGCCCGCACGCGGTGGCCGTCGGCTACCACCTGCACGACCTGGCGCTGGTCCCGACCGCGGCGGAGGGCCACCTCGTCGGTCACCTCGGCCCCGACCTGCTCGGCCCGGACTGGGACCCGGCGGAGGCGGTTCGGCGACTCGCCGCCCACCCGGACACCACCATCGGCGAGGCCCTGCTCGACCAGCGCAACCTCGCCGGCATCGGCAACCTCTACAAGTGCGAGGTGCTGTTCCTGCGCGGGGTGTCGCCGTGGACGCCGGTCGGCGCCGTCCCCGACCTCGCCGGCACGGTCACCCTGGCGCAGAGGCTGCTCGCCGCGAACCGGGGACGGTGGACGCAGAGCACCACCGGGGCACTGCACCGGGGGCAGACCAGTTATGTGTACGGCCGGCGGGCCCAGCCCTGCCGCCGCTGCGGCACCGCGATCCGCAAGGACGAGCTGGGCGAGCGTGTCACCTACTGGTGCCCGGTCTGCCAACCACCCAGCCAGTAG
- a CDS encoding GntR family transcriptional regulator — MIDHEGPVPVYRQLAEILREQILRGDLPPNRPIPSIVRLQQEYGLARGTVIKAVQVLVDEGRVYGVPGRGMYVRAGAAEPE; from the coding sequence ATGATCGACCACGAGGGCCCCGTGCCGGTCTATCGGCAGCTCGCGGAGATCCTGCGCGAGCAGATCCTGCGTGGCGATCTACCGCCAAACCGGCCAATCCCGTCGATCGTGCGGCTACAGCAGGAGTACGGGTTGGCGCGCGGGACCGTCATCAAGGCCGTACAGGTGCTGGTCGACGAAGGCCGGGTGTACGGCGTTCCTGGTCGCGGCATGTACGTCAGGGCCGGCGCAGCCGAGCCTGAGTAG
- a CDS encoding GNAT family N-acetyltransferase has protein sequence MDAIIIRPAGAGDRSAVDALHEREWGGPYVVAHDTRYDLRTLPTLVAVDGAGTVVGALAHHGDGDGLEVVSVVAAMPGGGVGTALVAAATEVARAEGRARLWLVTTNDNLRALRFYQRRGLRLVRVDAGAVDRARRLKPTIPEVGEDGIPLHDELVLELRLTERD, from the coding sequence ATGGACGCGATCATCATCCGGCCGGCGGGGGCCGGTGACCGGTCGGCGGTGGACGCACTGCACGAGCGCGAGTGGGGCGGCCCGTACGTCGTCGCCCACGACACCCGCTACGACCTGCGTACCCTGCCGACCCTGGTCGCGGTGGACGGCGCCGGCACGGTCGTCGGAGCGCTCGCCCACCACGGCGACGGCGACGGGCTGGAGGTGGTGAGCGTGGTCGCCGCGATGCCGGGCGGCGGCGTGGGCACCGCACTGGTCGCCGCCGCGACGGAGGTCGCGCGGGCCGAGGGGCGAGCCCGGCTGTGGCTCGTCACCACCAACGACAACCTGCGGGCGCTGCGCTTCTACCAGCGGCGTGGGCTGCGCCTGGTGCGCGTCGACGCGGGTGCCGTCGACCGCGCCCGCCGCCTCAAGCCCACCATCCCCGAGGTCGGGGAGGACGGCATCCCGCTGCACGACGAGCTGGTTCTCGAACTGCGGCTCACCGAGCGGGACTAG
- a CDS encoding GNAT family N-acetyltransferase: MPFDLQPVLTGALVAVRPLRADDADLLYAVARDPLIWAQHPVSDRHHRDVFAAFFTESLASGGALAVTTPSGDVIGSSRYHGLDEQRGEVEIGWTFLSRAYWGGVVNGELKALMLAHAFRFVPRVVFLVGPGNLRSQRALTKIGAVPAGTRRDGSGRENFLFEVSRDSWAAVW, translated from the coding sequence GTGCCCTTCGATCTTCAGCCGGTCCTGACCGGTGCGCTGGTCGCCGTCCGGCCGCTACGGGCCGACGACGCCGACCTGCTCTATGCGGTGGCGAGAGATCCGCTCATCTGGGCACAGCATCCGGTCTCCGACCGGCACCACCGGGACGTCTTCGCGGCCTTCTTCACCGAGTCGCTCGCCTCCGGCGGGGCGCTCGCCGTCACCACTCCGTCGGGCGACGTCATCGGCTCGTCGCGCTACCACGGCTTGGACGAGCAGCGCGGTGAGGTCGAGATCGGCTGGACGTTCCTGTCCCGCGCGTACTGGGGCGGGGTGGTCAACGGCGAGCTGAAAGCGCTCATGCTGGCCCACGCGTTCCGCTTTGTGCCACGCGTGGTCTTCCTGGTCGGGCCGGGCAACCTCCGATCGCAGCGCGCGTTGACAAAGATCGGCGCGGTTCCGGCCGGCACCCGTCGCGACGGCAGCGGCCGGGAGAATTTTCTCTTCGAGGTGAGCCGCGACTCCTGGGCCGCCGTCTGGTAG